A genome region from Hevea brasiliensis isolate MT/VB/25A 57/8 chromosome 9, ASM3005281v1, whole genome shotgun sequence includes the following:
- the LOC110640385 gene encoding GRF1-interacting factor 3, producing MQQPPQMIPVMPSYPPANITTEQIQKYLDENKKLIMAILDNQNLGKLAECAQYQAQLQKNLMYLAAIADAQPQAPTMPPQMAPQPAMQQGAYYMQHPQAAAMAQQSGIFPPKMPLQFNNPHQMQDPHQLHQAAIQGQMGMRPMGANNGMHPLHTEATLGSGGPSATGGSNDVRGGSKQDASDARASATDGQGNSVAGHSGGDGSEGAK from the exons ATGCAGCAGCCACCGCAGATGATTCCTGTGATGCCTTCATACCCACCCGCGAACATTACCACTGAGCAGATCCAAAAG TACcttgatgaaaataaaaaattgatcATGGCGATATTGGACAATCAAAACCTGGGAAAACTTGCTGAATGTGCCCA GTATCAAGCCCAGCTGCAAAAGAATTTAATGTATTTAGCTGCAATTGCTGATGCACAACCACAGGCACCAACAATGCCTCCCCAG ATGGCCCCACAGCCTGCAATGCAGCAAGGAGCATATTACATGCAACATCCTCAGGCAGCAGCAATGGCTCAGCAGTCGGGCATTTTCCCTCCAAAGATGCCATtacaattcaataatcctcatcaAATGCAGGATCCTCATCAGTTACACCAAGCAGCCATTCAAGGGCAAATGGGAATGAGACCCATGGGGGCCAACAATGGCATGCATCCCTTGCATACTGAGGCAACTCTTGGAAGCGGTGGCCCATCTGCAACCGGAGGCTCTAATGATGTTCGTGGGGGAAGCAAACAGGATGCCTCTGATGCTCGGGCATCAGCTACTGATGGTCAAGGGAATTCAGTTGCCGGGCACAGTGGTGGTGATGGTTCTGAGGGCGCAAAATGA
- the LOC110640396 gene encoding rho GTPase-activating protein 3 isoform X1, translating into MTLLFRSKSCGFVGFTEFNPVPPPSPFLEDDENDDEEEEGQEYEDDEYNGALRNPISTPFISSGSTFGERGGGGGNQRGRHGSNQFAILDILAAALRKSVVTCSVESEDVISSMDISWPTDVRHVSHVTFDSFNGFLGLPTEFEPDVPRKVPSASANVFGVSAKSMQCTYDDKGNIVPTILLMMQKRLYVEGGLKAEGIFRINAENSHEEYVRDRLNEGIVPRGIDVHCLAGLIKAWFRELPSGVLDSLTAEQVMHCNTEDDCTQLVKLLPPAEVALLDWLINLMADVVEHEQYNKMNARNIAMVFAPNMTQMADPLTALVHVVQVMNLLKTLILKNLREREESAVKTRLLSACLDYPGDKSEPCQTNLNCKPCKIFLDGCAPEVPTTGEFLRFATMNKLKSYAKEKYLSFRKKNDEEEFESISGSSPSFSCEMGALDSGCKGEYDNGDWLNLRKGVRRLCRHPVFQLSKPAKKSKGLSAVNNRRGGEVWT; encoded by the exons atGACTCTGCTTTTTCGATCCAAATCTTGTGGATTTGTCGGATTCACTGAGTTCAACCCGGTTCCTCCGCCGAGTCCATTTCTCGAAGATGATGAAAACGACGACGAAGAAGAAGAGGGGCAGGAGTATGAAGACGACGAATATAATGGCGCTTTGAGAAACCCGATATCGACTCCGTTTATTAGCTCCGGCTCGACATTTGGAgaaagaggaggaggaggagggaaTCAGCGAGGTAGACATGGTAGTAATCAGTTCGCTATTTTGGATATTTTGGCAGCGGCATTAAGGAAGTCAGTGGTTACGTGTAGTGTGGAGAGCGAGGATGTAATTTCTTCCATGGATATTAGTTGGCCTACTGATGTTAGGCACGTCTCTCACGTGACTTTCGATAGCTTCAATGGTTTCCTTGGCTTGCCTACTGAATTTGAGCCTGACGTTCCCAGGAAGGTGCCGAGTGCCAG TGCCAATGTATTTGGAGTGTCTGCCAAGTCGATGCAGTGTACTTATGATGACAAAGGGAACATTGTGCCAACTATCCTTCTTATGATGCAAAAACGATTGTATGTTGAAGGGGGCCTTAAG GCAGAAGGAATATTCCGAATAAATGCTGAGAATAGCCACGAGGAGTATGTTAGAGACCGACTAAACGAAGGCATAGTGCCACGTGGAATAGATGTTCATTGTTTGGCTGGTTTAATAAAG GCATGGTTTAGAGAACTGCCTTCTGGGGTACTTGATTCTCTTACAGCAGAACAGGTGATGCACTGCAATACTGAAGATGACTGCACTCAACTTGTGAAGTTACTTCCTCCAGCAGAAGTTGCACTTCTTGATTGGCTAATCAATTTGATGGCAGATGTTGTGGAACATGAACAATACAACAAGATGAATGCCCGAAACATTGCCATGGTCTTTGCACCCAACATGACCCAg ATGGCTGATCCTTTGACTGCACTGGTTCATGTTGTGCAAGTAATGAACTTGCTGAAGACGCTGATCTTAAAGAACCTTCGGGAAAGAGAGGAATCAGCTGTCAAGACGAGGTTGCTCTCTGCATGCTTAGACTACCCAGGAGACAAGAGTGAGCCCTGTCAAACAAACTTAAACTGCAAACCCTGTAAAATATTTCTGGATGGTTGTGCACCTGAAGTACCCACTACTGGTGAGTTCTTGAGGTTTGCTACCATGAATAAACTAAAATCTTATGCCAAGGAGAAATATCTGAGCTTTCGGAAGAAAAATGATGAAGAGGAATTTGAGTCCATTTCAGGTAGCAGCCCTTCTTTTTCATGCGAAATGGGAGCCTTAGATAGTGGATGTAAAGGTGAATATGATAATGGAGATTGGCTAAATTTGAGAAAAGGGGTGAGGAGACTGTGCAGACATCCTGTATTTCAGTTGAGTAAGCCAGCTAAGAAGAGTAAAGGTCTCAGTGCTGTAAATAATAGGAGAGGTGGGGAAGTTTGGACGTGA
- the LOC110640390 gene encoding CDPK-related kinase 3, with product MGQCYGKTNPTNENDSTTTIVATGDRNQTPLRPATPRNGAVGVQSVKNTPARSSNPSPWPSPYPHGVSASPLPGGVSPSPARASTPRRFFRRPFPPPSPAKHIAASLAKRLGGAKPKEGPIPEHGGTETEQQQQSLDKSFGYSKNFGAKYELGKEVGRGHFGHTCSARVKKGELKDQPVAVKIISKAKMTTAISIEDVRREVKILKALSGHKHLVKFYDACEDANNVYIVMELCEGGELLDRILARGGRYTEEDAKAIVVQILSVVSFCHLQGVVHRDLKPENFLFTSGGDDADMKLIDFGLSDFILPDERLNDIVGSAYYVAPEVLHRSYHLEADIWSIGVISYILLCGSRPFWARTESGIFRAVLRSDPNFDDLPWPSVTPEAKDFVKRLLNKDYRKRMTAVQALNHPWLRDDNRPIPLDILIYKLVKAYLHATPFKRAALKALSKALTEDELVYLRAQFRLLEPNGDGSVSLDNFRMALARHATDAMRESRVPEILNAMESLAYRRMYFDEFCAAAISTYQLEALEGWEQIAATAFEHFEREGNRVISLEELGRELNVGPSAYSFIKDWIRNSDGKLSLLGYTKFLHGVTLRSSNTRHH from the exons ATGGGGCAATGTTACGGCAAGACTAATCCAACTAACGAGAATGACTCAACCACCACAATAGTCGCCACCGGAGATCGCAACCAGACTCCCTTACGACCAGCAACTCCGCGTAACGGAGCCGTCGGAGTGCAGTCAGTGAAGAACACGCCGGCCAGGTCCTCCAACCCGAGCCCCTGGCCCAGCCCTTATCCGCATGGCGTTTCAGCCAGTCCACTTCCAGGGGGCGTCTCGCCGTCTCCGGCGAGGGCCTCCACGCCTAGAAGGTTCTTCCGGCGGCCGTTCCCGCCTCCGTCGCCTGCGAAGCACATAGCTGCTTCGCTGGCCAAGCGTCTTGGTGGTGCGAAGCCCAAGGAAGGGCCGATTCCTGAACACGGTGGCACGGAGACGGAGCAGCAGCAGCAGTCGCTGGATAAGAGCTTCGGCTACAGCAAGAATTTCGGAGCTAAGTACGAGCTGGGGAAGGAGGTAgggagagggcattttggtcatactTGCTCCGCTAGAGTGAAAAAGGGGGAGCTTAAAGATCAACCTGTTGCTGTGAAGATCATATCGAAAGCCAAG ATGACAACAGCAATATCAATTGAAGATGTTCGTAGGGAGGTAAAAATACTGAAAGCACTATCAGGGCATAAGCATCTGGTCAAATTTTATGATGCATGTGAAGATGCTAATAATGTGTACATAGTCATGGA ATTGTGCGAGGGTGGTGAGCTTTTAGACAGAATTTTAGCAAG AGGAGGAAGGTACACAGAGGAAGATGCAAAAGCTATAGTTGTGCAAATCCTGTCAgtggtgtcattttgtcatcttCAAGGCGTTGTACACCGTGACTTGAAGCCAGAG aattttcttttcacttctggGGGTGATGATGCTGATATGAAGCTTATTGATTTTGGTCTTTCTGACTTTATCCTACCTG ATGAAAGACTTAATGATATTGTTGGAAGTGCATACTATGTTGCACCTGAAGTCCTGCATAGATCTTACCATCTGGAGGCAGATATATGGAGCATCGGCGTAATTTCGTATATTTTATTATGTGGAAGCCGGCCTTTCTGGGCACGGACAGAATCAGGAATCTTTCGTGCAGTGCTGAGATCTGATCCCAACTTTGATGATTTACCCTGGCCTTCTGTCACTCCAGAGGCCAAGGACTTTGTGAAGAGGCTCCTGAACAAGGATTACAGGAAAAGAATGACTGCTGTCCAAGCTCTAA ATCACCCATGGTTGAGGGATGATAACCGCCCTATACCTCTAGACATATTGATCTATAAACTGGTAAAGGCATACCTGCATGCTACGCCTTTCAAACGTGCAGCACTAAAG GCCCTTTCAAAAGCGTTGACTGAGGATGAGCTTGTTTATCTTAGAGCTCAATTCAGGCTGTTGGAGCCAAATGGGGATGGGAGTGTCTCTCTTGATAACTTCAGAATG GCTCTAGCACGTCATGCAACTGATGCCATGAGGGAGTCAAGGGTTCCTGAAATTCTCAATGCG ATGGAGTCccttgcttataggaggatgtaCTTTGATGAGTTTTGTGCAGCTGCAATCAGCACATATCAATTAGAGGCACTTGAGGGGTGGGAGCAAATTGCCGCCACTGCTTTTGAGCATTTTGAAAGGGAGGGTAACAGAGTCATCTCTCTTGAAGAATTGGGACGA GAATTGAATGTTGGCCCTTCAGCTTATTCATTCATCAAAGATTGGATCAGAAACTCGGATGGAAAGCTTAGTTTACTTGGATATACAAAATTTTTACATGGTGTGACTCTTCGGAGCTCAAATACAAGACATCATTAG
- the LOC110640396 gene encoding rho GTPase-activating protein 3 isoform X2 encodes MTLLFRSKSCGFVGFTEFNPVPPPSPFLEDDENDDEEEEGQEYEDDEYNGALRNPISTPFISSGSTFGERGGGGGNQRGRHGSNQFAILDILAAALRKSVVTCSVESEDVISSMDISWPTDVRHVSHVTFDSFNGFLGLPTEFEPDVPRKVPSASANVFGVSAKSMQCTYDDKGNIVPTILLMMQKRLYVEGGLKAEGIFRINAENSHEEYVRDRLNEGIVPRGIDVHCLAGLIKAWFRELPSGVLDSLTAEQVMHCNTEDDCTQLVKLLPPAEVALLDWLINLMADVVEHEQYNKMNARNIAMVFAPNMTQMADPLTALVHVVQVMNLLKTLILKNLREREESAVKTRLLSACLDYPGDKSEPCQTNLNCKPCKIFLDGCAPEVPTTGSSPSFSCEMGALDSGCKGEYDNGDWLNLRKGVRRLCRHPVFQLSKPAKKSKGLSAVNNRRGGEVWT; translated from the exons atGACTCTGCTTTTTCGATCCAAATCTTGTGGATTTGTCGGATTCACTGAGTTCAACCCGGTTCCTCCGCCGAGTCCATTTCTCGAAGATGATGAAAACGACGACGAAGAAGAAGAGGGGCAGGAGTATGAAGACGACGAATATAATGGCGCTTTGAGAAACCCGATATCGACTCCGTTTATTAGCTCCGGCTCGACATTTGGAgaaagaggaggaggaggagggaaTCAGCGAGGTAGACATGGTAGTAATCAGTTCGCTATTTTGGATATTTTGGCAGCGGCATTAAGGAAGTCAGTGGTTACGTGTAGTGTGGAGAGCGAGGATGTAATTTCTTCCATGGATATTAGTTGGCCTACTGATGTTAGGCACGTCTCTCACGTGACTTTCGATAGCTTCAATGGTTTCCTTGGCTTGCCTACTGAATTTGAGCCTGACGTTCCCAGGAAGGTGCCGAGTGCCAG TGCCAATGTATTTGGAGTGTCTGCCAAGTCGATGCAGTGTACTTATGATGACAAAGGGAACATTGTGCCAACTATCCTTCTTATGATGCAAAAACGATTGTATGTTGAAGGGGGCCTTAAG GCAGAAGGAATATTCCGAATAAATGCTGAGAATAGCCACGAGGAGTATGTTAGAGACCGACTAAACGAAGGCATAGTGCCACGTGGAATAGATGTTCATTGTTTGGCTGGTTTAATAAAG GCATGGTTTAGAGAACTGCCTTCTGGGGTACTTGATTCTCTTACAGCAGAACAGGTGATGCACTGCAATACTGAAGATGACTGCACTCAACTTGTGAAGTTACTTCCTCCAGCAGAAGTTGCACTTCTTGATTGGCTAATCAATTTGATGGCAGATGTTGTGGAACATGAACAATACAACAAGATGAATGCCCGAAACATTGCCATGGTCTTTGCACCCAACATGACCCAg ATGGCTGATCCTTTGACTGCACTGGTTCATGTTGTGCAAGTAATGAACTTGCTGAAGACGCTGATCTTAAAGAACCTTCGGGAAAGAGAGGAATCAGCTGTCAAGACGAGGTTGCTCTCTGCATGCTTAGACTACCCAGGAGACAAGAGTGAGCCCTGTCAAACAAACTTAAACTGCAAACCCTGTAAAATATTTCTGGATGGTTGTGCACCTGAAGTACCCACTACTG GTAGCAGCCCTTCTTTTTCATGCGAAATGGGAGCCTTAGATAGTGGATGTAAAGGTGAATATGATAATGGAGATTGGCTAAATTTGAGAAAAGGGGTGAGGAGACTGTGCAGACATCCTGTATTTCAGTTGAGTAAGCCAGCTAAGAAGAGTAAAGGTCTCAGTGCTGTAAATAATAGGAGAGGTGGGGAAGTTTGGACGTGA
- the LOC110640391 gene encoding transcription factor MYC2: MEKLIISPSSSSSSLLPSSQETPATIQQRLQFMLQSQPDWWAYAIFWQTSNDETGRVFLAWGDGHFQGTRDTSPKLTTVNSHLQHRIPTFNLERKRPVNGIQALIGEYHDTDGSMIDHRDATDAEWFYVMSLTRSFSAGEGIPGKALSTGSLVWLTGGQELQFYNCERAKEARMHGLETLVCIPTCNGVLELGSSDMIRENWGLVQQAKSLFGSDLAGLMPKNSNPTTIPNQLLDMNISFADIGIIAGIQGGDAAPEEKFAQEDEAKKESATAGLSYVDSEHSDSDCLLVAATTIEKRTPKKRGRKPALGRDTPLNHVEAERQRREKLNHRFYALRAVVPNVSRMDKASLLSDAACYINELKAKIDELESQLQREKSKRAKLEVTDNTDNQSTTTSVDQAGPNSGGTAFALDIDVKIIGNDAMIRVQSENLNHPGARLLSALRDLEFQVHHASMSTVNDLMVQDVVVKLPNGFRTEEGLKSTLVRVLEQ; this comes from the coding sequence ATGGAGAAACTCATCATatctccatcttcttcttcttcttcgctACTCCCTTCATCACAAGAAACCCCAGCTACTATCCAACAGAGGCTCCAATTCATGCTCCAAAGCCAGCCTGACTGGTGGGCCTATGCCATATTCTGGCAAACATCAAACGATGAAACTGGCCGCGTCTTCCTCGCATGGGGAGATGGCCACTTCCAAGGCACCAGAGATACATCCCCAAAACTAACCACCGTCAACAGCCACCTCCAACACCGCATTCCTACCTTCAACTTAGAGAGGAAAAGACCCGTGAATGGAATCCAAGCTCTCATCGGTGAATACCATGACACAGATGGGTCTATGATCGATCACAGAGATGCCACTGACGCTGAATGGTTCTATGTGATGTCCCTCACTAGATCTTTCTCGGCCGGAGAAGGTATTCCTGGAAAGGCGCTTAGCACTGGTTCTTTGGTCTGGTTAACTGGTGGGCAGGAACTACAATTCTACAACTGTGAAAGAGCCAAAGAGGCACGAATGCATGGCCTTGAAACCCTGGTTTGCATACCTACGTGTAATGGGGTTCTTGAATTGGGCTCATCTGATATGATCAGAGAGAATTGGGGCCTTGTTCAACAAGCCAAGTCTCTCTTTGGGTCAGATCTCGCCGGTCTGATGCCCAAAAATTCCAATCCAACCACAATACCCAACCAGTTACTCGACATGAACATTTCTTTCGCTGATATAGGCATAATTGCAGGAATACAAGGGGGAGATGCAGCCCCTGAGGAGAAGTTCGCACAAGAAGATGAGGCAAAGAAAGAGAGTGCTACAGCGGGCCTCTCATACGTAGACTCGGAGCATTCTGACTCAGACTGTCTTTTAGTTGCTGCTACGACTATAGAGAAAAGAACCCCgaagaaaagagggagaaaaCCAGCGTTAGGCCGAGACACGCCATTGAACCACGTAGAGGCGGAGCGGCAGCGGCGGGAGAAGCTCAACCACCGGTTCTACGCCCTGCGAGCTGTTGTTCCAAACGTTTCCAGAATGGACAAAGCATCACTGCTATCTGATGCTGCGTGCTATATAAACGAACTGAAGGCCAAAATTGATGAATTGGAGTCACAGCTACAAAGAGAGAAATCCAAAAGGGCGAAATTGGAAGTGACTGATAATACAGATAATCAAAGCACAACCACTTCTGTAGATCAAGCCGGGCCTAATTCTGGTGGAACTGCATTTGCACTTGATATTGATGTTAAGATTATTGGTAATGACGCCATGATTAGGGTTCAATCTGAGAATCTCAATCATCCAGGTGCTAGGTTATTGTCTGCACTACGTGATCTTGAATTTCAAGTGCACCATGCTAGTATGTCCACTGTTAACGATCTCATGGTTCAAGATGTGGTGGTTAAACTTCCTAATGGATTCAGAACTGAAGAGGGATTGAAATCCACACTCGTTAGAGTATTAGAACAATAA
- the LOC110640384 gene encoding uncharacterized protein LOC110640384 yields the protein MKEEQQPFHHQHGSKKTSFSLKFFHSPVAYVILFLLAYALGYLSAPSPSFPPPSSPEPAITIFGIANSIPTQLDNFRVTTHCAKRVSSRLVRQTIIDRIYNATSPYDNFPPAHVRSLLRIKRLKGWGSYGAVFENLIRKVKPKVIIEVGTFLGASALHMAELTRKLGLNSQILCIDDFRGWPGFRDRFKYIDIVNGDVMLLYQFMQNVIYMNASKTVLPVPFSSGSALEKLCEWGVYGDLIEIDAGHDFNSAWADINRAYRILRPGGIIFGHDYFTAADNRGVRRAVNLFAQMNGLEIQTNGQHWVIDSAQAPSN from the coding sequence ATGAAAGAAGAGCAACAGCCTTTCCATCATCAACACGGGAGCAAGAAAACAAGTTTCTCTCTCAAGTTCTTTCATTCTCCCGTGGCGTATGTTATCCTGTTTCTGCTAGCCTATGCCTTGGGTTACTTATCAGCCCCATCCCCCAGCTTCCCTCCACCATCATCTCCGGAGCCTGCCATCACTATCTTTGGAATCGCCAACAGCATCCCCACCCAACTCGACAACTTTCGAGTTACGACTCATTGCGCTAAGCGGGTCTCCTCTAGACTCGTCCGTCAAACGATTATTGACCGAATTTATAACGCCACCTCGCCTTATGACAATTTCCCCCCTGCGCACGTTAGAAGTCTCCTTCGCATCAAAAGATTAAAGGGATGGGGATCCTACGGTGCCGTTTTCGAAAACCTCATCCGAAAAGTGAAGCCTAAGGTGATCATAGAGGTTGGTACTTTCTTGGGCGCGTCGGCTCTCCACATGGCCGAGTTGACACGTAAACTCGGACTGAACTCGCAAATTCTTTGTATTGACGATTTTCGAGGGTGGCCAGGGTTTCGTGACCGGTTCAAGTACATTGACATAGTAAACGGTGACGTCATGCTGCTGTATCAGTTCATGCAAAATGTAATTTACATGAATGCCAGCAAAACGGTTTTACCGGTGCCGTTTTCAAGTGGGTCTGCTCTGGAGAAACTGTGCGAGTGGGGCGTGTATGGAGACTTAATTGAGATAGACGCGGGTCATGATTTTAACTCGGCTTGGGCGGATATAAACCGAGCATATCGGATCTTGAGACCCGGTGGGATAATATTTGGACATGATTATTTTACCGCCGCTGATAATAGAGGAGTAAGAAGAGCAGTGAATTTGTTTGCTCAAATGAATGGGCTTGAAATCCAAACGAATGGTCAACATTGGGTGATCGATTCCGCACAAGCTCCTTCCAATTAA